The candidate division KSB1 bacterium region TTTTTTCGCCGGAGCAAAAGTTCCGTCGATAAACGACTCGGACAAGTCGAGTCCGCTCCGGTCGCGCAGATCTTCCGCGAGCGTTCGCAGCACCTGCTCGAAGACGCCGCTGCGGCAGTACTCCTGAAACCGCCGATGACACGTTTGGTACGGCGGATACTCGGGGGGCAGGTTGTGCCACGGCGAGCCACTGCGCAACACCAACAAGATGCCGTTCCAGACGTCGCGGGCTGGAAACCGGAGCCGGCCCCGACCATCGATCTTGCGACGCTTAATCCGAGGCTTATCAGCCACGAACAGAGCGATCAACGCCCACTGCTCGTCAGTCAAATCCATGGCGGTAACCTCCTGATAAAAGAGAGGTCACCAAAATACAAAACACCAAACTAACTGTCAACCGTTTTTGAGATGCGCTGTAGCGTTTCGGCGGCTGATCAAGGACATGGGAGATCTGCCACTATGCGAACTTTCTCAGGGCAGGATCGAGGAGTTCAAGGCAGGCAGATTGAAGACAGTTGCACCTGCGACCGTCAATATTGAGATCAAAGTGTTGAATACGGCGCCGAGCCAGGTCCGCGAAGCTGACTGACCGGACACTCCGTCCAAGTACTTCAAACAGATCCGCCGGCACGAACCGGAAGCGCCACAGTGGCTATCGCGGGAGCAGACAGAGCAGTTGCTGGCGGTCTGCAAAGATGATTACCACCGTCTCGCGATGTTCCTGCTTAACACAGGCTGTCGGTGTAATGAAGGGCTGGGGATGACGTGGGATGAGGTTGACCTTGGTCGACGCCAAGTCGTTGTCCGGTCGGCGGTGGGGAAGATGGGAAAGCGACGGACAATCCCGATCAATGACCAACTGGCGGCCGTGTTTCGCAATTGGCCCGGCGATCACACAAGTCGGCTATTCCCCAAGTTCGGACCCAATCAGGTTACTATGGGATTTCGACGGTTGCGTCGAGCCGCTGGCCTACCTGAAGGAATCAGTGTGCACTCGCTTCGCGCGACGTTTGCGCGTCATCTTATCGAACGCGGCGTGGACATCTCCACCGTCAGCCGCCTACTTGGGCACTCGTCCGTCAAAATGACTGAGAAGCACTACCTGGCGCTTGACCCCCAACATGTTCACTCGGCCGTCAATCAGCTGGACTTCACCAGTCCGCCACCAAGGCCGGATCCGACACAGTAAAAGCGGGCTTTCCCATCGAGGAGCCCGCTCAGATTGCTGACAAACCCCGTCATTTCTGGCGGGGTTTGTTTTGCAGGACTTGGTGACAGCTTTTGGCTATCTCATTTCACTCGGTTTGCTCTCAGAAGTTCTCGATTGGCGGGCCGGACACACCATCAAGATCGTGCTCATTTGTACCGAGGGACTTTGTCAACAGCCTGAGCGGGCTTTCCCATCGGGGAGCCCGCTTTTCGTCATGGAGAGGCGCGGTACCTGGCGACACCGTCAGCGGTTGTTTCGCCGACGCTGCGCCACATTGTCAGTCACTTCGACTCTGTGACCCAGATGTGACCCACGTGTGACCCAGCGCGAAAAGAGAGGGTTAGCCGAGATGGCTAACCCTTTGATTTTATTGGTAGCGCGTACGGGATTCGAACCCGTGTTGCCAACGTGAGAGGCTGGAGTCCTAGACCCCTAGACGAACGCGCCAGAAACTACAGACCAATAATTTAGTAATTTCTGGCCTTTAAGTCAACTCACTGACCCCGCGCGATTTAGCCGCCCGCCCGACAGAGACGCAGCGCCAAATTCAGAATTCGGTTCGCCGCTTCGAAATAGCGCAGCGCCATCCGCGGCTCGCCCGCCTCCAGCGCCCGCAGACCATGATTGTATGCCTGTTGCGCGCCGTGAGCCAACCGCAGCAAACGCGGATTGTCGTTGCGCGCCATGCACTCCCGCAGCGCCCGCTGCTGTGCCTGCAAGTGAGCCACAATTCGGCGGAAGTTCACCCGGCCTTCGTCGTCCAGACGAGCGCGATCCACGATGGATGAGGCCGATTCACTGGTGGGCGTCTGGGTCAGGATCGGGTCGTCCGCG contains the following coding sequences:
- a CDS encoding site-specific integrase, with the protein product MLAVCKDDYHRLAMFLLNTGCRCNEGLGMTWDEVDLGRRQVVVRSAVGKMGKRRTIPINDQLAAVFRNWPGDHTSRLFPKFGPNQVTMGFRRLRRAAGLPEGISVHSLRATFARHLIERGVDISTVSRLLGHSSVKMTEKHYLALDPQHVHSAVNQLDFTSPPPRPDPTQ